The genomic window TCAGCGGCAGCTTCGCCACCATGCTGCTGGCGCGGGTGCTGCAGGGCACCGGCGCGGCGGCGACGCGGGTGCTGGCGGTCTCCATCGTGCGGGACTGCTACTCCGGGCGGAAGATGGCGCAGGTGATGTCGCTGGCCTTCATCGTCTTCCTGGCGGTGCCGGTGGTGGCGCCGAGCCTGGGGCAGCTGATCGTGCTGGTGGCCCCCTGGCCCTTCATCTTCCTGGCGCTGGCGGTGTTCGGCGGTGCCGTCGGCATCTGGATCACGCTGCGCCTGCCGGAGACGCTGCACCCCGAGGACCGCATGCCCATCGCCGCCGGGCGCATCATGGCCGCCTTCCGCCTGGCGCTGACCAACCGCCAGGCCGTGGGCTACATGCTGGCCATGGCGCTGATGCTGGGCGGGCTCTTCGGCTTCATCAATTCGGCGCAGCAGGTCTTCGCCGATACCTTCCGCGCGCCGGAGCTGTTCACCACCATCTTCGCCGCCGTGGCGATGGCCATGGCCATCGCCTCCCTGCTGAACGCCCGGCTGGTCGGGCGCTTCGGCACGCGCCGCATCTCCCACACCATGCTGCTGGGCTATATCGGCTTCGCGGTGGTCCATGCGGCCGTGGCGCTCTCAGGGCATGAGAGCCTCCTGACCTTCTCGCTGCTGCAGGCCGGCATGATGTTCTGCTTCGGCCTGACCGGGCCGAATTTCGGCTCCATGGCGATGGAGCCGCTGGGACACATCGCCGGCACCGCCTCATCCGTGCAGGGCTTCGTCACCACCGTCGTCGGCGCGCTGATCGGCTTCTTCGTCGGCCAGCAGTTCGACGGCACGACCGCGCCGCTGATGCTGGGCTTCGCCGGCTGCGGCATCATGGCCCTGGTCCTCGTGCTCTTCGCCGAACGGGGGCAGCTCTTCCGCTCCCGCCAGGGCGCCTGAGGCCGGCACCGTGGCGGCACCCGGGCTGATGATCCGCATCGATCTGGGCGCCGGGCGCCGGCTGGGACCGGGCAAGGTGGCATTGCTGGAAGCCATCGCCGAGACCGGCTCCATCTCCGCCGCCGCGCGGCAGATGCGCATGTCCTACAAGCGGGCCTGGAGCCTGGTGGAGGAAATGAACGGCTATGGCCCGCAGCCCGTGGTGGCCGCGGCCCCGGGCGGCGCCCGCGGCGGCGGCGCGAGCCTGACGGAACAGGGACGGCGGCTGGCCGAACTCTACCGCGCCGTCGAGGCCGCCGCCGGCGCGGCGGCCGAGGCACCGCTGCGCGCGCTGGCCGCGCTGACCGGCCCCGGAACCTAGGGTCCCGTCCCCCGGTCCGTGGGACTATCCCTGAACCGTGGCGGAGCGGCGGGCCGATGGAAAGCACGGCCGCCTGTCCGGATGGCGAGGTCTGAAGGACTTCGGAATCAGGACACCGAGGCGGCTTCCATCCACCAAGGTCCGCTTGCCGGCCCTGGCCTTTTGACGGCGCGAAGGCCTTCCCCGGCCAGCGGCCTCTGCCTGACCGGGATCCGCACTAGCCCAGCCGGTCGAAGGCGACGCTGATCGCCAGCGGCGGCGCGGCGAAGGGCGCGGCGGTGATCAGCACATCGGCGCCGGCGCGGGCATAGGCTGCGGCATTGGCCTCCGTCACATCGCCATTCGCCGCCAGCCTGGGGCGCCTCGCGTGATCGGTCAGGGCGCGCGCCACCTCGGCGAACTGCTCGGGCGAGAGGCCGGCGCATTGCACGACATCGACGCCGGCATGGGCCAGCAGCACGGCTTCGTCCACGCTCCGGGCTTCCACCATCACCTGCCGTCCCGGCTGGGCCGCGCGCAGGCGTGAGACCCAGCGATGCGCCGGCTCCCGCCCCAGGAAGGCGCGGTGATCCGCCGTCACCAGCAGGCTGTCGGAGAGGCCGAGGCGATGCGGCACACAGCCCGCCGTCATGATGGCCTTCAGCATCACATCCTTGGCGCCCGGCAGATGCCCGCGCGTGCAGGCGACGACGATATCCGGGCGGGCCGTGCGGGCCTCGGCGCGGATGCGGGCTGCGCGGCTGGCGACACCGGAGGCCACCGCCATCAGCGCCTGCGCCACCTTGGCCGCCAGATGCAGGGTGCTGGCCGGACCCGTGGCGGTCAGGATGGTTCCGCCCTCCTCCGCCAGCGCGCCGGAGGAGGCGACCCGGTGCACCTCGGCGCCCGCCAGGCGGAACAGGGTCTCCGCTTCCTCCGCCGCGCAGAGCGTCATGGTGGCACCAGCCCGCAGCACCGCCTGGCCCCGCGCGTCCTGAATTCCCAGCGCCAGGGTGGTCAGGTCGCCATAAGGCGCGTCTTCCCGCAGCATCGCTTCCAGCCGGGCGGTCGAGATCAGAAAGGTCATTTCCACGGTTTCCTTGGACGCTGGGGTTGGGGCTTTGCCGTCAGGATAGCGCCGTCATGCTTCGCGTATGACAGGGCGCAGCGGGCGGCTCACATGCCGGTTGGACATGCCTCGTTACGGGCTTCGCCATGATCGAAGGCGACGGATTTGATCAGCGCCCAGACTTGCCGCCCCGGCGAGAGGCCAAGCCGCGCCACGGAATCGCGCGTCACGCGCGCCAGCAACAGGCTGGGGCCGATCCGCAGCCGCAGCGTCGCCTCATGCGGACCGGCGGGCACGCCGGGGACGACGGATTCGATCACCGCCGGCAGCACATTCTGCATGGAGAGGCCGCGCGGCTCCTCGACGGCCACGGAGACGTCGCGCGCCCGCAGCCGCAGCCGCAGCGCGGTACCCACCGGCACCGGCCGCAGCGTCGCCACCAGTTCCCCGCCAGGGAAACCCAGCCGCATCAGGCCACGCGCCGCATCGTGCACCAGCACCACGCAGGGCAGCAGCGCGCCGGCATCGCGCCGCGCCGCGAGGGGCAGGTCGGGGCGGGCGGAAAGCTCCTCCGCCGGACCGGCGGCCAGCACGCGCCCGGCCTCCATCAGCACCAGCGTATCGGCCAGGCGGTCCACCTCCTCCAGCGAATGGGTCACGTAGAGCAGCGGCACCCGCAGCGCGTCACGCAGACGCGCCAGGAAGGGCAGCACCTCGGCCCGGCGGGCGGCGTCCAGCGCCGCCAGCGGCTCATCCATCAGCAGCAGGCGTGGGCGGGCCAGCAGAGCACGGCCCAGCGCCACGCGCTGCTTCTCCCCGCCCGAGAGCGCGCCGGGCCGGCGCCCTAGCAGGTGCCCGATGCCCAGCAGCGCCGTCACTTCCTCGAAGCCCGGTCCCTCGGCGCCTCGTGGCGCGCGGCGGGCGCCGTAGCGCAGGTTGCTCTCAACCGAGAGGTGCGGGAAGAGGCGCGCATCCTGGAAGACGACGCCGCAGCGGCGCCTTTCGGGCGGCACGTCCAGCCCGGCGCCGGTATCCAGCAGCACGTCGCCGTCCAGGGCGACGCGGCCTTCCTGGGGGCGCAGCAGCCCGGCGGCAGCCGAGAGCAGCGTGGACTTGCCGCAGCCCGAGGGGCCGAAGAGCACCGTCACACCAGGCGTCGGCGCGGCGAAGGCGGCCTCAAGCCCGAAGCCGGGAAAGCGGTGCCGGACCGAGACCTCCAGCATCAGCGGCCCAGCATCCGGTGCATGTGCCGCGCCACCCATTCCGCCAGCAGCAGCCCGCCCACGGCCAGCGCAAAGGACAGCGCCGCCAGCCGCGCCGCCCTGATCTCGCCGCCCGGAGACTGGGTGGCGCTGTAGATGGCCAGCGGCAGAGTCTGGGTCTCGCCGGGGATATTGGAGACGAAGGTGATCACGGCGCCGAATTCGCCCAGCCCGGCGGCGAAGGCGGTGATGGCGCCGGCCAGGATGCCGGGGGCGATCAGCGGCAGGGTGACGGTGCAGAAGCGGTCCAGCGGCCCGGCGCCCAGGGTGCGCGCCGCCGCCTCCAGCCCCGGGTCCACGGCCTCCAGCGAGAGGCGCACGGCGCGGACGATCAGGGGGAAGGACATGACGGCCGTGGCCAGGGCGGCGCCCCCGCTGGTGAAGACGAGGCGGATGCCGAACCATTCCTGCAGCAGCCGCCCGATTGGCCCCTGCACGCCGAACAGCACCAGCAGCAGCCAGCCCACCACCACGGGCGGCAGCACCAGCGGCAGATGCACCAGCGCATCCAGCAGCGCCCGGCCAGGGAAGCGCCCGCGTGCCAGCACCCAGGCCGCCAGCACCGCCGGCGGCAGGCCGAAGGCCACGCTGCGGAGCGCGACCGCCAGGCTGAGCCGGACGGCCTGCCATTCCTCGGGCGAGAGCAGCTCCGGCAGCACTCAGGGCTTGTTCAGGCTGAAGCCGAGGCGGCGGAAGGTGGGCGCGGCCTCCGTGCCGGTCAGGAATTCGAGCACCGCGCGCGCCCGGGCGTCGCCCTCCGCCCGGCGCGTCAGCGCGAAGGGATAGGTGACGGGCGGATGGCTTCCGGCCGGAAAGGTGCCGACCACCGCCACGTCCGGCGCCACGGCGGCATCGGTGCCGTAGACGATGCCCAGCGGCGCCTCGCCACGCTCCACCAGCAGCAGGGCGCTGCGGACATTGTCGGCACGGGCCAGGCGGGGACCCAGAGCCTGCCACTGGCCCATCCAGGTCAGGGCCGCCTGGGCGTATTTGCCCACCGGCACATGGGCCGGATCGCCCGTGGTCAACCGACCGTCGGCGCCCAGCAGCGCCAGCAGGTCCGTCTGCTGCGTCAGCGCGACCGGATGCGCCCGCGCCCTGGGAGCCACCAGCACCAGGCTGTTGCCGACCGGACTGATGCGCGTCGCACTGAGGATCAGGTTTCGCTGCTGGAGATAATCCATCCAGGGCTCATCGGCCGAGGCGAAGAGATGGGCCGGCGCGCCCTGCTCGATCTGCCGCGCCAAAGCGGAGGAGGCGGCGAAGGAGAAGCGCAGGGTCTGCCCGGTGCGGGCCCGCCACTGCTCGCCCAGCGCCTTCATGGCATCGGTCAGGCTGGCGGCCGCGAAGACGGTGATGGCATCCTGCGCGCGGGCCGGTGGGGCCGCGGCGGGCAGCGTGAGCAGGACGGCCAGGATCAGGCGGCGAAGCATCACGGCGGCCTCCGCTATGTCCAACCAGACATAACGGAGGCCTGACCGGGCGGCAAGTTCAGGCGGGCGTGAAATCCATGGCCACGCCGTTGATGCAGTAGCGCAGGTGACTAGGGGGCGGACCATCCGGGAAAACATGGCCGAGATGGCTTCCGCAGCGGGAGCAATGCACCTCCGTGCGAATCATGCCGTGGCTGCGGTCGGTGGTGGTTTCGACCGAGCCTTCCAGCGGCTCGTCGAAGCTGGGCCAGCCGGTGCCGCTCTCGAACTTCCGGCCGCCGCGGAACAGCGGCTGGCCGCAGCCGGCGCAGGAGAAGGTGCCGTCCCGCTTCTCATGCAGCAGGGCACAGGTGCCCGGCCGCTCCGTGCCGTGCCGGCGCATCACCTGGTACTGCTCCGGCGTCAGGCGCTGGCGCCATTCGGCGTCGGTGAAAGTGACGGGATACTGACGGGTCTCGTTGTCCATGCGGTCCTCCGCTGATGGCGCCTGGGCGGCAGAGATGGGGGTTCCCTACTCCGCCGTCCACCCACCATCGACCAACATGGCCGAACCCGTCATCAGCGAAGAGGCGTCGGAGGCCAGGAAGACCACCGCGCCCATCAGATCCTCCACCTGCCCGATGCGCCCGAGCTTGATCTTGCCCAGCACGCTCTCCTTGAAGGCCGGGTCCTCGAAGAAGGGCCTGGTCAGCGGGGTTTCGATGAAGGTGGGGCCGATGCTGTTCACGCGGATGCCATGCGGCGCCAGGTCGATGGCCATGGCCTTGGTCAGCCCCTCGATGGCGTGCTTGCTGGCGCAATAGACGGTGCGTCGCGCACCGCCCACATGGCCCATCTGCGAGGAGACATGGATGATCGAGCCGGGCCTGCCCGCCGCGATCAGCCGCTTCGCCACGGCCTGTGCGGCGAAGAAGGCGCCACGCAGGTTGAGGTCCATCACCGCGTCGAAATCCTCCACCGTCACATCGGTGAACTGCGCGGGGCGGTTGCTGCCGGCATTGTTGACGAGGATGTCGTAGGGCTCCCGCGCCTCCAATGCCGTGGCGGTGGCATGGGGGTCGATCACGTCCAGGCACAGGGTGTCGGCGCTGCCGCCCTCGGCCCGGATGGCCCCGGCGGCGTCCTCGATCTCCGGCGCGGTGCGGGCGGCGAGGGTGACATGCGCCCCCGCCTCGGCCAGGGCCGCGGCCATGGCGAGGCCGATGCCCCGCCCGGCACCCGTGACCAGCGCCCTGCGCCCGTCCAGACGGAAGGAGGGTGTGCGCGGCAGCTTCATGGCTCGGCGTCCTTCAGGTGGCGCGCCAGCGCCATCAGCCGGCGGTCGCGCCAGGCACGGCGAGCCGCGAGTTCAGATTCCGGCAGCACCTCGCGCCGCTGCGCCTCGATCTGCCCGATCAGCTTCTCATCCCAGACGCGGTGCTCCTCCGTGGAGGCGGCGATGCTGTGATAGAGCGGGCCGAGGCGCCGGGCGTAATCGGCCACGCCGCCGGGGGCGTTGAGGTCGATGGTCTCGAAGGGCCCCATGAAGGCCCAGCGCAGGCCGAGGCCCTTGGACACCGTGCGGTCCACATCCTCGGCCGTCGCCAGCCCGGCTTCCACCAGCCGCCAGGCCTCCATCAGCAACACGCCCTGCAGGCGGTTGAGGATGAACCCCTCGATCTCCCGCGTCATCTCGACGGGGGCCTGGCCGACGCGCTCCATCAGGGCACGGACGGATTTCACCGTCTCCGGCGCCGTCCAGGGGGCGGGCACCAGTTCCACCACCGGCGCGAGCGACGGCGGGTTGACCGGATGCGCCACCAGGCAGCGCGCCCGGCAGGCCACATGGTCGGTATAGGCGGAGGCCGGGATGCCGGAAGAAGAGGAACCCACCAGCGTGTCGGGGCCGATGACGGCATCGATCGCGCTGAAGACCTCGCGCTTCACATCCGTGCGCTCGAAGGTGCTTTCCTGCGCGTAGACGGCGCCATCCAGCGCCTCGCGCAGGTCCTTCGCGACGGTGACTCGTGCGAGGATGGCCGAAGGGTCCTCCTCGACCAGCCCATAGGCGGAGAGATCGTTCAGCTGCTGCCGGACCACCTCGCGCCCCTTCTCCGCCCCGCCGGGGGAGGCGTCGTAGAGCGAGACCTCGCAGCCTGCGCGCGCGAAGACCACGGCCCAGCCGCTGCCGACCAGACCCGTGCCGATGATGGCGATCTTCTCCGCCATGGCGTCTTCCTCCCTTATTCCGCCGCGGCGCCGTACGGCACGTTCTTGCCGCCGTAGCGCCGCACGCGCAGGTTGGCCTGTTCGCCGTGGCCCGTGAAGCCTTCCAGCGCGCAGAGGCGGGAGCAATATTCGCCGATGCTGGCCGAGGCCTCATCTGTCAGCACGCGCTGATAGGTGCAGGTCTTCAGGAACTTGCCGACCCAGAGGCCACCCGTATAGCGCGCCGCCTTCTTGGTCGGCAGGGTGTGGTTGGTGCCGATGACCTTGTCGCCGTATGCGACGTTGGTGCGCGGGCCGAGGAAGAGCGCGCCGTAATTCGTCATGCGGTCCAGGAACCAGTCGGGGTCCTTCGTCATGACCTGCACATGCTCGGACGCGATCTGATCGGCGATCTTCAGCATCTCCTCGTCGTCTTCCGCGACGATGACGGCGCCATGGCTCTCCCAGGCCTTCCGCGCGATCTCGGCGGTCGGCAGGATCTTCAGCAGGCGCTCCACCTCCGCCATCGTCTCGCGCGCCAGCTTCTCGGAGGTCGTCAGCAGGATCGCCGGCGAGTCCGGGCCATGCTCGGCCTGGCCCAGCAGGTCGGTCGCGCACATCTCGCCATCGACGCTCTCGTCGGCGATCACCAGCGTCTCGGTGGGACCCGCGAAGAGGTCGATGCCGACGCGGCCATAGAGCTGCCGCTTGGCCTCGGCCACGAAGGCATTGCCGGGGCCGACTAGCATGTCCACGCTCTCGATGCTCTGCGTGCCCAGCGCCATGGCGCCGATCGCCTGGATGCCACCGAGGCAGTAGATCTCATCCGCGCCGGCCATGTGCTGCGCGGCGACGATGGCGGGCGCGGGCTTGCCCTGGTAGGGCGGCGCGCAGGTGATGATGCGCGGCACGCCCGCCACCTTGGCGGTGATGACGGACATATGGGCCGAGGCCAGCAGCGGATACTTGCCGCCGGGCACGTAGCAGCCCACCGAGTTCACGGGGATGTTCTTATGGCCGAGCACCACGCCCGGCAGCGTCTCCACCTCGATATCCTTCAGCGCGTCGCGCTGGGCCTGGGCGAAGTTGCGGACCTGGGTCTGCGCGAATTCGATGTCCTGGAGGTCGCGGTCCTTCAACTGCGCCATGCAGTCGCGGATCTCGGACTCGCTCAGGCGGTAATTGTCCCGGTCCCATTTGTCGAAGCGGACGGAGAGTTCGCGCACCGCCGCGTCACCGCGCGCCTCGATGTCGAGGAGAATGTTCTCCACCGTCTCCCGCACCTGGCGGTCGGCGGATTTCGCCGCTTCCACATCCGTGCCGCGCTTGAGCCACTGCGCCATCACCCGGTCCTCCCTGGCTGTTGCATACGTATGCAACAAAGGTTAGCGCAGGCCCGGATGGGCCGCAACGGGGTTCAGGGCTTCCAGACCAGCCTTCCCTCCTGCGTGACCACGCCCTGCGGCGGCAGGCGGGCGGAGCCCCGCAGCACCAGTTCCCCCGGCATGACCGCGCCCACGGCCGGCGCCGCCGGATCGGCCAGGTGGTGGCTGAGGATGGAGAGCACACGGGCCGCCATGGGCTGGATCGGCTGGGCATAGGTCGTGAGGTCCACCACCGGCCAGGATGCCGGCCCCGCGTCGTCGAAGCCGATGATGGAGACCTCCCGCCCCGGCTCCAGTCCGAATTCCCGCCGTGCCACGCCAAGCGCGGCGAAAGCCATGTGGTCATTGGCGCAGAACAGCGCATCCGGCCGCTCAGGCGCCGAGAGCAGTTCCCGTGCCGCTCGCGCCGCCTCCGCGAAGTCGTAATGCCCGACGGCCCGCAGCGGCGGCGGCAGGCCCAGCGCCGCCAGGGCCTCCCGGAACCCGGCCTCACGTTCCCGGCTGGTGGAGGCGTTCTCCAGCCCGGCGATGAAGGCGGGGCGCCGGTGACCGCCCGCCGCCAGGAAGCGCGCGATCAGCGCCGCGCCGCCATGGTTGTCGCCGGTGACGCTGGAGGTGGCGCCATCCTCGGTCCGCCGGTTCAGCAACACCACTGGGATACCGGCCTGCCGGCATTCCAGCGCGAAGCGGGAGGAGAGGCTGGCCGAGGCCATGACCAGCGCGTCCAGCCGGTAGCGCAGCACCTCCTCCAGGATGGGGTCGGAGCTTTCCCCCGGCCGGGCGGTGAAAAGCAGCACCCGGTAGCCCGCCCCTTCCAGCGCCGTGGAGAGGGCCTCCAGCATGGCGGGATAGAACGGGTTCTCCAGATAGGCGGCCGCGACCCCGATGATGCTGGACCGCCGGGTGATCAGGGAGCGCGCGATCAGATTGGGGCGATAGCCCAGCCGGGCGGCAGCTTCGGCCACCTTGCGCGCGGTGTCCGGTGCGATGCTGGCACCTGGGGTGAAGGCGCGGGAGACGGCGGATTGCGAGACCCCGGCCAGCCGCGCCACGTCATGCGCCGTGGCGGCGCGGATGGGGCCGGGCGCACGGGTCTTGGCCATGCGGTGTTCAGCCCCGCCGGCCAGGGCGCGCGGCGAAGCGGCAGGGCGGCAGGGCGGACGGCGGAAGCAAGGGCGGTGTCATGGCGGGTCCAGCGGAGCAGTAGCGCGAATGGGGCCGGCTCTCACGGGCAAACTGCGCTCTGGCCAGCACCGAGGGCAACCCGGCGAGGGAGCCGCGAGCCAAAGCTTTGCCATAATTACCCTTGTGGCGCTGCCGTTTTCCATTTTTTGTTCACGATAAGTTCTGATACTGACCTGGAGACGCGCCTCAGTATGGCAAAAACGTGACCGTCGCTGCCCAAATTGAGGCTGGAATGTGGCGATAGTTCGCCCTAATTGGGAAGCACAGGAGGCACCGATGGACAGCAAGCTGATCGATATCCGCGGCACCAAGAAGATCCACGAGGATGCTGTGGCTGCCGCCCGTCGGGAACGCGAAAGCGCCGCTTATGCCGAACTGGCCGAGATGAACGTCAACTGGAACAGCTGGGGCGAGAAGCCTGGATTCCTGATGGGGTCCTACCGCCCGCACTGAACGCACGCGCCTCTCCCCCAGGCGCGGCTGCCTTCCCCCAAGGCAGCCCCCCGAAACCGCAGCGGCCTGCCTCGCCATTGATGCGAGGCAGGCCGTTTTCATATGGCGGCGCTGTCAGGCCAACAGGGCCGGGACAGCGGAACGGGAAGCCCGTGGGCTTCCCGTCATCTCATTCAGGACGCTTCGCGGCGGATGTTCCAGAGCACGGGGAAGCCGAAGTCGATCACTCCCTTCAGTTCCTTCCGCCACACCGCCGGGCTGGAGAACTGGCCCGTCAGCATGAAGTTCACATTGGCCAGGGCGCGGCGGTTGATCTCCGCCATGATCTCCCGGCGCTTCTCCAGATCGGCCTCCGCCTCGAAACGCTGTAGCAGCGGCGTCAGGGCCTCATCGCAATACAGCCAGGGCGCGGTGCCCGTGCAGTTGTAGCCGATGCCCAGGTTGCTCAGCGGGTCTGAAAGGTCGAAGCCCGTGTAAACGACGGGCACGGCGCTCCAGCCGCCCTTCTCCACCGGCTCACGGCTCAGCCAGCGCTGCGCGGCCGTGGCCCAGTCCAGGGTCTGCTGGTCCACGTTCAGCCCCATCCGCTTCATGCGATCCGCCACCACCATGGCCATGGGGTTGATCAGCGCTGAATCCGCCGGGTGCAGGAGGACCACCCGCTCGTTGTTGTAGCCGGATTCCTTCAGCATGGCGCGGGCGCGTTCCAGGCTCGGCTCCCGCAGGGCCTCACTGCCGGCCTCGGTGGCGTAGCGCGTGCCGCACATGGTCATGGACTGGCAGATGGGCTGGAACATGCCCTCCGGCAGGCCGTGCACGGCCACCGTCTCGCTCTGGTCCAGCCCCGTCTGCAGGGCCTGGCGCACCTTCAGGTTGTTGAAGGGCGGCTGTGCATGGTTCAGCGCCAGGCCCCCCATGATCTGGGCGATGCCGCCGGGCTTGGCCAGGGTGAGGTTACGGTCGCGTTGCAGCACCGGCAGGAAGTCCAGCGGCGCGTATTCGAGGTAATCCACCTCGCCATTCCGCAGCGCGGCGGCGCGGGTGGCGGGGTCGCCGATATTGATGAATTCGGCGCGCTCGACATGCACGACCTTGCCGCCGGCCAGGCCATCCGCCGGCTCCTCGCGCGGGCGGTAGCGCGGGTTACGGCGGAAGACGGTCTTCTCGCCCGGCACCCATTCCTCCTTGATGAAGAGGAAGGGGCCGGAGCCCACAATCTCCTTCACCGCCTCGGTCGGCGGCGTCGTTCCCGCGATGCGCGCGGGCATCATGAAGGGCACATGCACGCTCGGCTTGCCCAGCGCGTCGATTACGCCGCCGAAGGGCCGCGACAGTTCCAGCACGAACTGATTCTCGCTGGTGGCGCGCAGATCCTTACTGGCCGCCATCAGCCGGCGGCCGGTGGAATCGCGCCCGCCCCAGCGCTTGATGGAGGCGACGCAATCCTCCGCCGTCACGGGCTTGCCGTCATGCCATTCCAGGCCGGGGCGCAGCGTGAAGGTATAGGTCAGACCGTCATCGCTGATCTTCCAACCTTCCAGCATCTGCGGGCGGAAATTGCCTTTGCTGTCCATCGACACCAACGTGTCGAAGACCATGTAGGCGAAGTTGCGGGTGATGAAGGAGGTGCCAACGACGGGGTCCAGCACCTGCAGGCCGACATTCACCACCAGCCGCACGGGCCTCTCGGCCTGCTGTGCCTGCACGGGCAGGGCGATGCCGGCGGCAAGCAGCGCAGAAGCGAGGACCGTCCGGCGCAGCCAGTTCTTCAGTTGCATCGTGCTCTCTTCCTCTCCGTTCCTGCTCAGCCCGCCTCATGCGCGGCGGACCATGCCGCCGCCACTTCCTCGCCCGTGGCGAACCAGACACCGGGGAAGGTCTTGATCCACTGGATCATCTCCCGCAGCAGCGCGACGCGGCTGGGCCGGCCGCTGATC from Roseomonas marmotae includes these protein-coding regions:
- a CDS encoding ABC transporter substrate-binding protein, producing MQLKNWLRRTVLASALLAAGIALPVQAQQAERPVRLVVNVGLQVLDPVVGTSFITRNFAYMVFDTLVSMDSKGNFRPQMLEGWKISDDGLTYTFTLRPGLEWHDGKPVTAEDCVASIKRWGGRDSTGRRLMAASKDLRATSENQFVLELSRPFGGVIDALGKPSVHVPFMMPARIAGTTPPTEAVKEIVGSGPFLFIKEEWVPGEKTVFRRNPRYRPREEPADGLAGGKVVHVERAEFINIGDPATRAAALRNGEVDYLEYAPLDFLPVLQRDRNLTLAKPGGIAQIMGGLALNHAQPPFNNLKVRQALQTGLDQSETVAVHGLPEGMFQPICQSMTMCGTRYATEAGSEALREPSLERARAMLKESGYNNERVVLLHPADSALINPMAMVVADRMKRMGLNVDQQTLDWATAAQRWLSREPVEKGGWSAVPVVYTGFDLSDPLSNLGIGYNCTGTAPWLYCDEALTPLLQRFEAEADLEKRREIMAEINRRALANVNFMLTGQFSSPAVWRKELKGVIDFGFPVLWNIRREAS